From the Bacillus carboniphilus genome, one window contains:
- a CDS encoding dUTP diphosphatase: MNVKELFEMQRELDQHIMDKHPELKEADNLYWKVLALQVELGELAQEFRGFKMWSNNREMNREKALEEYVDCLHFVISIGLDLGHSNFHKHLSYAVVGGKRVNELIIREFNEVFSASARVQYTGDYEYLTRSFANLGALLGFQWSEIEQAYKSKNQVNHARQEANY; this comes from the coding sequence ATGAACGTTAAAGAATTGTTTGAGATGCAAAGGGAATTGGATCAACACATCATGGATAAGCATCCGGAGCTAAAAGAGGCAGATAATTTGTATTGGAAAGTGCTAGCTCTACAAGTTGAGTTAGGCGAGTTAGCACAAGAGTTTCGTGGATTTAAGATGTGGTCGAATAACAGAGAAATGAACAGAGAAAAAGCACTTGAGGAATATGTAGATTGTTTACACTTTGTTATTTCGATTGGACTTGATCTAGGGCATAGCAATTTTCATAAACATTTGAGTTACGCAGTTGTCGGAGGAAAAAGGGTTAACGAATTGATCATTAGGGAGTTTAACGAGGTGTTTTCTGCATCGGCTAGAGTCCAATACACAGGTGATTATGAATATTTAACAAGATCGTTTGCTAATCTTGGCGCGCTACTTGGGTTTCAGTGGTCGGAAATCGAGCAAGCATACAAATCTAAAAATCAAGTCAACCATGCTAGGCAGGAGGCGAATTATTGA